Proteins encoded together in one Hyphomicrobiales bacterium window:
- a CDS encoding glutathione S-transferase family protein, whose translation MTGFTLYNAPQSTCSQRVRFVLAAKGLEFEEHKLDLFAGDQLKPDYLKLNPNGVVPTLVHEGAVIIDSSVIAEYLDELFPEPERFVPEAAAERAQMRALMRFIDEVPTPAIRIPSYNLAFLRYFKTMSEEEFLALAESKPLRKEFILRMGRTGFPKQDMDAAMDRLSRALRRMNEAISASGGPWLLGEMLTLADIAVMPVIVRMADIGLGHMWDGMPAIRRWLEAIRAQPAYAKAYYHGSLLTEKYPELKDEISGRR comes from the coding sequence GCGGGTGCGCTTCGTGCTCGCCGCCAAGGGCCTCGAATTCGAGGAGCACAAGCTCGACCTCTTCGCCGGCGACCAGCTCAAGCCCGACTATCTCAAGCTCAATCCGAACGGCGTCGTGCCGACGCTGGTCCATGAAGGCGCGGTAATCATCGATTCCTCGGTGATCGCCGAATATCTCGACGAGCTGTTTCCGGAGCCCGAGCGCTTCGTGCCGGAGGCAGCGGCCGAGCGCGCCCAAATGCGGGCGCTGATGCGCTTCATCGACGAGGTGCCGACGCCGGCGATCCGCATCCCCTCCTACAATCTCGCCTTCCTGCGCTACTTCAAGACCATGAGCGAGGAGGAATTCCTGGCGCTTGCCGAATCCAAGCCGCTGCGCAAGGAGTTCATTCTGCGCATGGGCCGCACCGGCTTTCCGAAGCAGGACATGGACGCGGCGATGGACCGGCTTTCGCGCGCGCTCAGGCGGATGAACGAGGCGATTTCGGCATCGGGCGGCCCGTGGCTCCTGGGCGAGATGCTGACGCTTGCCGACATCGCGGTGATGCCGGTCATCGTGCGCATGGCCGATATCGGCCTTGGCCACATGTGGGACGGGATGCCGGCCATTCGGCGCTGGCTCGAGGCCATCCGCGCGCAACCGGCCTACGCCAAGGCCTATTATCACGGCTCGCTGCTGACGGAGAAATATCCCGAGCTGAAGGACGAGATTTCGGGGCGGCGGTAG